In the genome of Populus alba chromosome 11, ASM523922v2, whole genome shotgun sequence, one region contains:
- the LOC118051903 gene encoding adenylate-forming reductase 03009: MQSPVRFSSCRGVAFEIKPHENPFAITAPSIDELKGSKRTWFPWPLGSSSKVLPSSIIRSTSRASSHFCDLDLDGEDDISLEALEEGKEEQKLTPFPSATKKEQPPKPARKQESRLSVIMLDQGLFTVYKRLFVVCLTLNITGLVLAGTGNFPYARNRATLFSIANILALTLCRSEALLRVVFWLAVEVLGRSWIPLPIKTATTSLLQSLGGIHSSCGISSVAWLIYALVLTLKNRENTSSEIIAVASIILSLLCLSCLAAFPLVRHLHHNVFERFHRFTGWTALALLWTFIILTTSYDPKAKSYSNELGSRLIKQQEFWMTAAITILIIIPWITVRRVPVKVSAPSGHASIIKFEGGVKAGILGRISPSPLSEWHAFGIISDGKTEHMMLAGAVGDFTKSLVSNPPSHLWVRQVHFAGLPYLVNMYDRVLLVATGSGICVFLSFLLQPCRANVCVLWVAKGIEQNFGKEIQDMMSRHPKDKVIVHDTAVLGRPNVSEMSVEAAKKWGAEVVVVTSNPEGSRDVVNSCKAAGIAAFGPIWDS, from the coding sequence ATGCAAAGTCCAGTGAGGTTTTCAAGCTGCCGAGGAGTGGCCTTTGAAATCAAACCTCATGAAAATCCATTTGCCATTACTGCACCATCCATTGATGAGCTAAAAGGCAGCAAACGAACTTGGTTTCCTTGGCCTCTAGGGAGCTCCTCCAAGGTGCTACCTTCTTCCATCATCAGGTCAACTAGTAGAGCTAGTAGCCATTTCTGTGACCTAGATCTTGATGGCGAAGATGACATTTCTTTGGAAGCAttagaagaaggaaaagaggaGCAAAAACTAACTCCATTTCCATCCGCAACTAAGAAAGAGCAGCCACCAAAACCTGCTCGaaagcaagaatcaagattGTCAGTTATAATGCTGGACCAAGGTTTGTTCACGGTATACAAACGACTTTTTGTCGTCTGCTTGACCCTGAACATCACTGGTTTGGTACTTGCAGGAACTGGGAATTTCCCATATGCAAGAAATAGAGCTACCCTTTTCTCCATAGCCAACATTCTTGCATTGACACTCTGCAGAAGCGAGGCCCTTTTGCGAGTTGTTTTCTGGCTCGCAGTCGAGGTCTTAGGAAGGTCTTGGATCCCTCTTCCAATAAAAACCGCCACCACATCTCTACTTCAAAGTCTTGGTGGCATACACAGCAGTTGTGGAATTTCTTCAGTTGCTTGGCTCATATATGCCTTAGTCCTTACTCTTAAGAACAGAGAAAACACATCGTCAGAGATTATAGCAGTGGCCTCTATTATTCTTTCCCTCCTCTGCCTCTCTTGTCTGGCTGCTTTCCCTCTCGTCCGCCATCTCCATCACAATGTCTTTGAAAGATTTCACAGGTTTACTGGATGGACAGCTCTAGCTCTCCTCTGGACCTTTATCATTCTCACTACCTCGTATGACCCCAAAGCCAAATCCTACAGTAATGAACTAGGCTCCAGGCTTATAAAACAACAAGAGTTTTGGATGACAGCAGCAATCACAATTCTAATTATAATCCCATGGATAACAGTGAGAAGAGTTCCTGTCAAAGTATCTGCTCCTTCTGGCCACGCCTCCATTATAAAATTTGAGGGAGGAGTAAAAGCTGGTATATTGGGAAGGATTAGCCCATCCCCATTATCTGAATGGCACGCTTTCGGTATTATTTCTGATGGGAAGACGGAACATATGATGCTTGCTGGTGCTGTTGGTGACTTCACCAAGTCCTTGGTCTCAAACCCGCCAAGCCATTTGTGGGTTAGGCAAGTGCACTTTGCTGGTTTACCATACCTAGTGAATATGTATGATAGGGTTCTTCTGGTGGCAACAGGTTCTGGCATTTGTGTTTTCTTATCATTCCTTTTGCAGCCATGTCGAGCCAACGTCTGTGTACTTTGGGTGGCCAAAGGGATTGAACAAAACTTTGGCAAAGAAATTCAAGATATGATGAGCAGACATCCTAAAGATAAAGTGATTGTGCATGATACAGCGGTGCTCGGCCGGCCCAATGTATCTGAAATGAGTGTTGAAGCTGCTAAAAAATGGGGCGCTGAGGTTGTCGTTGTTACTAGCAATCCAGAAGGAAGCAGAGATGTCGTTAATTCCTGCAAAGCAGCAGGGATCGCAGCCTTCGGACCTATTTGGGACTCCTAG